The following coding sequences are from one Epinephelus fuscoguttatus linkage group LG5, E.fuscoguttatus.final_Chr_v1 window:
- the abcf3 gene encoding ATP-binding cassette sub-family F member 3 produces the protein MATYVDILKSEFPEIDTEVFDYITGVLDSGGADFEDGEEVYDAIGGVLQEVSADSKNEDDVRDICLQMFNTLKLNHHGPQKQLLLDAPVQISQISADVCATEDIQGIWMMKRGQNTTVDAKKLEKAEAKLKAKHDRRNEKDSQKPSTPLVLEEASASQASNKKDNRVDQSGKNRSYDIRIENFDVSFGERCLLQGAELSLATGRRYGLIGRNGLGKTTLLKMLASRNLRVPAHISILHVEQEVEGDDTAALQSVLQSDTLREELLTEERTLNARIASGTADGMESVRLSEIYGKLEEIEADKAPARASVILAGLGFSPKMQQQATKEFSGGWRMRLALARALFARPDLLLLDEPTNMLDVRAILWLENYLQTWQSTILVVSHDRNFLNAVVTDIIHLHSQRLDSYRGDYENFIKTKEDRLKNQQREYEAQLQYRQHIQVFIDRFRYNANRAAQVQSKLKLLERLPELKPLEKESEVTLRFPDNFEKLSPPILQLDEVEFYYSADQPLFSGLNLSADLESRICIVGENGAGKTTILKLLMGELTPVGGVRQAHRNLKIGYFSQHHVDQLDLNVCSVELLLNRFPGRTEEEYRHQLGGYGITGELATRPVASLSGGQKSRVAFAQMTMPCPNFYILDEPTNHLDMETIEALAKALNKFRGGVMLVSHDERLIRLVCKELWVCETGKVRRIDGGFDEYRDILQEQFRKEGYL, from the exons ATGGCGACGTACGTGGACATCCTGAAGAGCGAGTTTCCTGAGATCGACACGGAGGTTTTCGACTATATCACAG gtgttctGGACAGCGGCGGAGCAGATTTTGAGGATGGGGAGGAGGTGTACGACGCCATCGGAGGAGTCCTGCAGGAAGTGTCTGCTGACAGTAAAAACGAGGATGACGTCAGAGACATCTGCCTCCAGATGTTCAACACTCTCAAACT GAACCATCATGGCCCTCAGAAGCAGCTGCTGTTGGACGCTCCTGTTCAGATCTCTCAGATCTCTGCAGACG TTTGTGCCACAGAGGACATTCAGGGTATCTGGATGATGAAACGTGGACAGAACACA aCAGTGGACGCTAAGAAACTGGAGAAGGCCGAGGCGAAGCTGAAAGCTAAACATGACCGCAGAAACGAGAAGGACTCTCAGAAGCCCTCCACTCCACT AGTCCTAGAGGAGGCGTCAGCCAGTCAGGCCAGCAACAAGAAGGACAACCGAGTGGACCAATCAGGAAAGAACCGCAGCTATGACATTCGCATCGAGAACTTTGATGTTTCTTTTGGAGAAAG atgtttgcTGCAGGGGGCAGAGCTGTCTCTGGCAACAGGCCGGCGGTACGGTCTGATTGGTCGGAATGGTTTGGGAAAGACGACACTGTTGAAGATGTTGGCCAGTCGAAACCTCCGCGTCCCGGCTCACATCTCCATCCTCCACGTGGAGCAGGAAGTTGAGGGAGATGACACAGCTGCGCTGCAGAGTGTCCTGCAGAGTGACACGCTGAGGGAAGAGCTTCTGACTGAGGAGAGGACGCTCAACGCTCGTATCGCCAGCGGGAC TGCTGACGGGATGGAGAGCGTCAGACTGTCAGAGATCTACGGCAAGCTGGAGGAGATTGAGGCCGACAAAGCCCCAGCACG AGCCTCCGTCATCCTGGCTGGTCTCGGATTCTCTCCCAAAATGCAACAGCAGGCAACCAA GGAGTTCTCAGGAGGATGGAGGATGAGGTTGGCGTTGGCCAGAGCTCTGTTTGCTCG GCCggatctgctgctgctggacg agccGACCAACATGTTGGATGTCAGAGCCATTCTGTGGTTGGAGAACTACCTGCAG ACGTGGCAGTCGACCATCTTGGTCGTCTCTCACGACAGGAACTTCCTGAACGCCGTGGTAACGGACATCATCCACCTGCACTCCCAGAGGCTGGACAGTTACCGTGGCGACTATGAAAACTTTATTAAAACCAAAGAAGACAGACTGAAGAACCAGCAGAGAGAGTACGAGGCCCAGCTGCAGTACAGACAACATATACAG GTGTTTATTGACAGATTTCGTTACAACGCTAACAGAGCAGCTCAGGTCCAGAGCAAACTCAAACTGCTGGAGAGGCT ACCTGAGCTGAAGCCccttgaaaaagaaagtgaggtTACTTTAAG gtTTCCAGATAACTTTGAGAAGTTGTCTCCTCCCATCCTGCAGTTAGATGAAGTCGAGTTTTATTACTCCGCAGACCAGCCTCTCTTTTCTGGACTCAACCTGTCCGCTGACCTTGAGTCTCGCATCTGCATC GTCGGTGAAAATGGTGCCGGTAAAACGACCATCCTCAAACTGCTGATGGGCGAATTAACGCCGGTTGGCGGGGTCAGACAGGCTCACAG GAACCTGAAGATCGGTTACTTCAGTCAGCATCATGTGGACCAGCTGGACCTGAACGTCTGCTccgtagagctgctgctcaacCGCTTCCCTG GTCGGACGGAGGAGGAGTACCGCCACCAGCTGGGAGGTTACGGAATCACCGGAGAGCTTGCCACGAGGCCGGTGGCCAGTCTGTCTGGAGGGCAGAAAAGCCGAGTGGCCTTCGCACAGATGACCATGCCATG TCCAAACTTCTACATCCTGGACGAGCCGACGAACCACCTGGACATGGAGACCATCGAGGCTCTGGCTAAAGCTCTCAACAAGTTCAGA GG